The proteins below are encoded in one region of Dioscorea cayenensis subsp. rotundata cultivar TDr96_F1 chromosome 18, TDr96_F1_v2_PseudoChromosome.rev07_lg8_w22 25.fasta, whole genome shotgun sequence:
- the LOC120281807 gene encoding LOW QUALITY PROTEIN: myricetin 3-O-rhamnoside 1,2-glucosyltransferase UGT709G2-like (The sequence of the model RefSeq protein was modified relative to this genomic sequence to represent the inferred CDS: deleted 2 bases in 1 codon) encodes MVSHVVLFPFPAQGHINCMLKLADLLSTSDLHITFLNTHHNHNRLSNFSSAFARLSLRPHFRFLSIPDGLPDDDPRSANALWDLDDSIRTRSGDHLRQLLTSCRQDGWPQITCVLVDSVMPFAIEPVEDLGIPAIIFRTASACSLWAYHCIPKLIETGELPFPDEPDMDEKIQGVAGMESFLRRRDLPSFCRETGDLANSRALQMVSRAVGNVNRARAIILNTCESMEGPVLHHIRSSVCPTIFAIGPLHQLLARAHQYSKEQQLSGNLWLEDRTCMAWLDTQPKGSVVYVSFGSFTVMAMDELLEFWHGFVNSGHPFLWVIRPDLVDGVESSTSTKVLFEKTIKLRVFIVEWAPQEEVLAHPAVGCFLTHSGWNSTLDSVVVGVPMICWPFFADQQINSRFVSEVWGIGLDMKDMTGREVVEIMVRRVMEGEQGKELKQSALVMAELAKRSVQEDGSSYLQFQSLLDYINSL; translated from the exons ATGGTGTCACACGTAGTGTTATTTCCTTTCCCAGCACAAGGCCATATTAACTGCATGCTTAAACTGGCCGACCTCCTCTCCACCTCCGACCTTCACATCACCTTCCTCAACACTCACCACAACCACAACCGTCTCTCCAACTTCTCCTCCGCCTTCGCTCGCCTCTCTCTACGTCCACACTTTCGCTTCCTTTCCATCCCCGATGGCCTTCCGGATGATGATCCCCGATCAGCCAACGCCTTATGGGACCTCGATGACTCTATCAGGACTCGATCTGGGGACCATCTCCGGCAACTGTTGACTTCTTGCAGGCAAGATGGATGGCCACAAATCACTTGTGTCTTGGTTGACTCAGTCATGCCCTTTGCTATAGAACCAGTTGAAGACCTTGGAATCCCTGCAATTATATTCCGCACTGCCAGTGCTTGTAGTTTATGGGCTTATCACTGCATCCCTAAACTAATTGAGACTGGTGAACTCCCATTTCCAG ATGAACCGGATATGGATGAGAAGATACAAGGTGTAGCAGGGATGGAGAGCTTTCTAAGACGTAGAGATCTTCCAAGCTTTTGCAGAGAAACAGGAGACCTGGCAAATAGCCGGGCTCTCCAAATGGTGTCCAGGGCTGTGGGAAATGTTAATAGAGCACGAGCCATCATTCTCAACACTTGTGAATCCATGGAGGGACCAGTGCTGCACCACATTCGTAGTAGCGTTTGTCCAACAATATTTGCCATAGGTCCTCTCCACCAACTGCTTGCTAGAGCCCACCAATATTCCAAGGAGCAACAA CTTTCAGGCAATTTGTGGCTTGAGGATCGCACTTGCATGGCATGGCTTGACACACAGCCAAAGGGGTCCGTTGTGTACGTGAGCTTCGGTAGCTTCACTGTGATGGCAATGGATGAGTTGCTAGAGTTCTGGCACGGTTTTGTGAATAGTGGGCACCCGTTCCTGTGGGTCATAAGGCCTGATCTTGTTGATGGAGTTGAGAGTAGTACAAGTACTAAGGTACTGTTTGAGAAGACTATCAAATTAAGGGTATTCATTGTTGAATGGGCTCCACAAGAGGAGGTGCTGGCTCATCCGGCAGTGGGATGTTTCTTGACTCACAGTGGATGGAACTCCACGTTGGATAGTGTGGTGGTGGGAGTGCCTATGATATGTTGGCCTTTCTTTGCTGACCAACAGATAAACAGTAGGTTTGTGAGTGAGGTCTGGGGAATTGGATTGGACATGAAGGACATGACTGGGAGGGAAGTTGTTGAGATAATGGTGAGACGAGTTATGGAAGGAGAACAAGGCAAGGAGCTGAAGCAATCAGCGTTGGTCATGGCTGAGCTGGCTAAGAGGAGCGTCCAGGAAGATGGGTCATCTTACTTGCAATTCCAGAGCCTGCTCGACTACATCAACTCCTTGTGA
- the LOC120282989 gene encoding LOW QUALITY PROTEIN: uncharacterized protein LOC120282989 (The sequence of the model RefSeq protein was modified relative to this genomic sequence to represent the inferred CDS: deleted 3 bases in 2 codons): MPMKNYQKPWPRRKAVGDDELVKYMSTVPLYLQHMEKGDCSQERALNVGVLDWGLLEKWAYNQKIFAAGRGQGFIVKKQTLSSHSVQTTKAEPLTGENCKHSIDPPDGRCLSRNTPVDQTHMDKVPKKHPDDQGTRTKFVTFSPNAMNAQDRRSREFEKAETYEKQKCSDNHRKQQKPAGIPLASDDRPQNQEVAAVHEDTGKTPNNLQGNVHRRVASVIQETFLLMVHTIGNYPLLGLIRVPSFLPPNTINLMGASTINATPTMNSNGKHEKRDDFSGMSRELFNVFMAQGSGEDLVKASGLARGREFSLNHQSSPGQIWHRRSSSLREGSNMHQMRSVASSENPHVDKVSPQSKGRRSPLRRLLDPLVKAKERSSVSGPIACATTRHTNEWNDCKRSLCQDGAVDGSIKLGMASMNSSKCQAECNHNSSNEVVSMNNSTSTLDEKHVPSRRQALLQLAWKNGLPLFMFSSNNNDILAATVKEEKLIPIKMTFECVYTIFSVSEVKKKSGIWINQGNKSKKHGLASDIVGQIKVSHGSLTEHDSKSHVLIRKKFCFIWLKSYQTAHEPIDSVFSKELAAVVVKAVEDNKCDDQDRSLHNEDYVRTLNLASIVAILPSGFHGSSTAGEPSPLIERWKSGGLCDCGGWDEGCALTILRDKNQDNKNSPDGTHLIELFYQKRKCALRMVAFREGLYTVDFRSSISLLQAFVICIATLHSKNPPHLSKLLLAEPNNFEEHVLSDHLRSSTRRHPDDPTRCVPNHPPISSVERD, from the exons ATGCCCATGAAGAATTATCAGAAGCCATGGCCGAGAAgaaaggctgttggggatgatGAGTTGGTCAAGTACATGTCCACTGTCCCGCTTTATCTGCAGCACATGGAGAAAGGAGATTGCTCTCAAGAGAGGGCACTGAATGTTGGAGTTCTTGATTGGGGGCTTCTTGAGAAATGGGCATATAACCAGAAAATATTCGCTGCAGGGAGAGGCCAGGGATTCATCGTC AAGAAGCAAACTTTATCCAGCCATTCTGTTCAAACCACTAAAGCTGAGCCATTGACTGGAGAGAATTGCAAACACTCTATTGATCCCCCTGATGGTAGATGTTTATCTAGAAACACTCCTGTTGATCAAACTCACATGGATAAAGTACCGAAGAAGCATCCGGATGATCAGGGAACACGGACTAAGTTTGTCACCTTCTCTCCAAATGCTATGAACGCTCAAGATCGTAGATCAAGAGAATTTGAGAAAGCTGAAACCTATGAGAAACAAAAATGTTCTGATAACCACCGAAAGCAACAAAAGCCTGCTGGTATCCCCCTGGCCAGTGATGATAGACCTCAAAACCAGGAGGTTGCAGCAGTACATGAAGATACTGGAAAAACACCTAATAATCTTCAGGGAAATGTTCACAGAAGAG TCGCGTCAGTTATTCAGGAGACTTTCCTTCTGATGGTGCACACTATTGGGAATTATCCCCTTTTGGGCCTCATTCGTGTCCCCTCCTTCCTGCCTCCCAACACAATAAACTTAATGGGAGCTAGCACTATCAATGCAACTCCAACAATGAATTCAAACGGTAAACATGAAAAGCGGGATGACTTTTCTGGCATGTCGAGGGAGCTCTTCAATGTCTTTATGGCTCAAGGGTCAGGTGAAGATCTAGTAAAAGCAAGTGGTCTAGCCAGGGGAAGAGAATTTTCACTTAATCATCAATCAAGTCCTGGTCAAATTTGGCACAGAAGAAGCTCTAGTTTGAGAGAGGGTTCAAACATGCACCAAATGAGATCAGTTGCTTCTTCAGAGAATCCTCATGTAGACAAAGTTAGTCCACAGAGCAAAGGCAGGCGAAGCCCACTGCGGAGGTTGCTAGATCCACTTGTGAAAGCCAAAGAA CGCAGTAGTGTTTCTGGTCCAATTGCCTGCGCAACCACTCGCCATACTAATGAATGGAACGATTGCAAAAGGTCTCTGTGTCAGGATGGTGCAGTAGATGGGTCAATCAAGTTGGGCATGGCCAGCATGAATTCTTCCAAATGTCAGGCAGAGTGTAACCACAATTCCTCTAATGAGGTTGTATCAATGAATAACTCAACTTCAACTCTTGATGAGAAACATGTTCCATCAAGGAGGCAAGCCCTTTTACAACTTGCTTGGAAGAATGGCCTTCCTTTGTTCATGTTCTCATCAAATAACAATGATATTCTGGCAGCCACAGTGAAAGAAGAGAAACTCATCCCAATAAAGATGACTTTTGAGTGTGTGTATACAATTTTCTCTGTTTCAGAAGTCAAGAAGAAAAGTGGAATATGGATCAACCAaggaaacaaaagtaaaaaacatggCTTGGCATCTGATATTGTTGGCCAAATAAAGGTATCTCATGGGAGCTTGACTGAACATGATTCGAAGAGCCATGTTCTTatcagaaaaaaattttgttttatatg GCTGAAGTCATACCAAACTGCTCATGAACCTATTGATTCTGTGTTCAGCAAAGAGCTCGCCGCAGTTGTTGTGAAGGCTGTTGAGGATAACAAGTGTGATGATCAAGACAGAAGCTTGCATAATGAAGATTATGTGAGAACCTTGAACCTCGCCAGTATTGTAGCTATACTCCCAAGTGGGTTTCATGGTTCATCAACGGCTGGAGAGCCTTCACCCTTGATTGAGAGATGGAAATCAGGTGGTTTGTGTGATTGTGGAGGATGGGATGAAGGCTGTGCACTAACAATCTTAAGAGACAAGAATCAAGATAACAAGAACTCTCCTGATGGCACTCATCTAATTGAACTGTTTTATCAG AAAAGGAAATGTGCATTACGCATGGTTGCTTTCAGAGAGGGGCTATATACAGTTGATTTCAGGTCATCCATTTCTTTGTTGCAAGCTTTTGTTATCTGCATAGCAACCCTGCACAGCAAAAACCCTCCCCACCTCTCCAAGTTGCTTTTAGCAGAGCCGAACAACTTTGAGGAACATGTCCTCTCTGATCACTTAAGATCTTCAACAAGGAGACATCCGGATGATCCTACAAGATGTGTGCCAAACCATCCGCCCATTTCGTCTGTAGAGAGAGATTAG